The sequence ttccccgacagccaggatctcttcatcacccttacagagatcccctacgaagcgtccccagccattaccccggacacagaatctggtgaaggatcagccagtaagtgttgtaaacatctaaacatttatttttaacaaaacaggaatattaacaattaaaagaatgggttgttcatgattagtgtgccctaggcgcttaacggtttagtaaggggcagtgcaagttttgaaaagaaatctagcaatgtccggttttcagtgattgtcctgcacaagccgctctactgtgtattccctgctactgcagctacagtaaaatgcggtctatatgtgcggggatagagcagtaatcctcctgggacatctcgatgaagctctcctggaggtaacttgaaagccgttgcatgaggttcttggggagagcggccttattgggtcctccgaagtacgacacgttgccgcgccacgagattatcaggtactcggggatcattgctctgcacagcagggcggcatacggccctggtctttggaggctttcccggagcattctctctttgtcgctctcggagatcctcatcagggtgatgtcggccatggtgacctgcttttaattaggtaggggaatgttagtgttgggactgctttcccgttcctttacagaactgtcaccgctggtttgcagccacgcggtggaggcgggagaggggcagccgaaagggatcattcccggggacagccgcgagggggtgggacaggggcagagttcccgcttgccggattgctggcagcagggactgacattgatttaaatgtgaaatgaggccagtggtaatataaaagttttaaactgccacaagtgtacggcttaccatgtctgcctgcaacagaaattccgttgtgctgcctcgcttctcaaatgtgctgttcaagaccccaggcacagaatgcgaaggccgagaattcgaccttgtgctgagtgcgcatgtgaaaggtgctgtgcatggtcttgttcacagagaaagactatgttctttgttcacaactacatttatctttcagaggaattcactccctttttcccatttccacagccccgtctgcgactgtctcacaacctagcctggaatcacactcccagaggctagcgcggattaggcgtaggaagaagaggacacgggaggacatgttctctgagcttatggcctcttcccaagcccaggcagcacagcagacccagtggcgggagaacttgacccgaatgcaccaagccaacatggatcgggaggagaggtggcggcaggaagaccagcaggcgactcaaacgctgcttggactactgagggagcaaacggacacgctccggcgccttgtggatgttctgcaggaacggaggcaggaggacagagccccgctgcagtccatctctaaccgccctcccccgccaccaagtcccatacccacctcacccaaagtgcaaagaaggagaggcggcagagtccctgctaactctcactccacccctgcagagagctctagtagcagaaggctctcatttcccaaaatttgaaaagttctttccttcctgcctgacacaagcccacgtccaagtttcacctcccaatgccatgtgtagttgataataaaaaattcgtttctgttaactactgtttcaatcatgttcttttggaggaggaggggaaagggggttggaaattggacaggacagtctcctttggcagggtacatagtcgggggcaggcacagcagcagggcacatacacagtgcagtgatgcagtgactagttgccccggttagtctgggaggttgttttgatgtaatgttgggggggggtgggttgctctgtgactttgtggcgggggagggcagttacagatcttaagcgccggtccttagacaggatcacagagccacacagcatgggatctgtaaccgtcctccccctgccacaaagtcaaatagacctcccatacacacagtcccgatcaggaggggtgacaggctccgttgaaacaagcatcccaccgcagcggagcctgtcaatccttgagtttagaagctgcattcgcatcacaacactagacccgccccgcaccacagtctgcgtcccagttttaaaaaattcccgctaaaacagtattaaagaaaacggtgtgctttaacaaagtagaactatttttatttcgacacgtgtgttggagggggggtgaagggggtatgtaactggataggatagtcaacattacctgggtaaagaaacgggggcaggtttagcttctcagtacacaaactataaaatcacaggttaccctgctcactcaggaactttgctttcaaagcctcccggatgcacagcgcttcccgctggtctcttctaatcgcccggctgtctggctgtgagtaatcaccagccaggctattttcctcaacctcccaccccgccataaaggtctcccccttgctctcacagagattgtggagcacacagcaagctgctataacaatggggatattggtttcgctgagatcacagcgagtcagtaagcttctccatctccccttgagacggccaaaagcacactccaccaccattctgcacttgctcagccggtagttgaagagttctttttcagtgtccagggcgcca is a genomic window of Chrysemys picta bellii isolate R12L10 chromosome 7, ASM1138683v2, whole genome shotgun sequence containing:
- the LOC135972536 gene encoding uncharacterized protein LOC135972536 — encoded protein: MQSSPAVMAMQSGNRKRAPAWTDREVLDLIAVWGDESVLSELRSKRRNAKIYEKISKDMAERGYSRDATQCRVKIKELRQGYQKTKEANGRSGSHPQTSRFYEALHSILGAAATTTPPVTVDSEDGILSTAGSSDMLGDGEDEEGDEEGEAVGSSHNADFPDSQDLFITLTEIPYEASPAITPDTESGEGSATPSATVSQPSLESHSQRLARIRRRKKRTREDMFSELMASSQAQAAQQTQWRENLTRMHQANMDREERWRQEDQQATQTLLGLLREQTDTLRRLVDVLQERRQEDRAPLQSISNRPPPPPSPIPTSPKVQRRRGGRVPANSHSTPAESSSSRRLSFPKI